In Pagrus major chromosome 23, Pma_NU_1.0, the genomic window ttatgttttatttaagagattttaatatttgttttcacattcCAGCTCCACTGTCTGAATAATAAAAGTTAAAGTTCACTCTCCTGCGAGCTCCCTCGATCTTTTTacaaagaaattacattttaatttggctTTTTATGGAGTAGCTGCATCAGTTTTATTCTTTTAGTGTGTCAAGAATGTTACATTATCATTACTATtcttattattgtattttattttatctttattaatTTGTCTGCTTGCTTTTCTCTAATTTATTGCAACTGCTGCTTGTTTTAATCTGTTATTTCCACATTTTACAtccacttttattgtttttatcgTGTATTCTTTTATCCTGTCTTTGTTCAGCATCTTGGGCTGCACCTTTGCATGacaggtgctatataaatacagttattattagtattatttgCTTTTTGAAATGGTCTTAATATGACAATAATAGAATAAACTTCTGAGACAATATATTATTGTGACAGGCCTAATAAAGGATTACACAGCCTCCTGCATGGACACTGCCCTGTCATGTCAGCGTCACATGTagtttatcagtgtttttgcCAACAGCAGGCTGATTCAATGCTTTTCAGGACTTTAAGACCTGCAGATACCCTGTTGATTTAGGTTTGATCTCGGATAAAGACGCCTATAGACTGTACGCTTACAACAATCTCCCCTGTTCATCACATGTCACACAGAGTCGGATGGGGCTAATAAAACCCCGTCAGACTGAACGATATCAGTTTAAAGGCACGTCATACGAGGCGGTGAACGTCTGGTGACTGTTTTCAGTCCCGCCTGACTGAACGGACATCAGATAAGGAAAATCATTTTCAACTGTCAGTGTgataacagaaacagaaacaagtgataccTGGACGCTCCCTCCAGCAGATGTGTCGATTTAATCACACTCATTTTatccagcagctcctctggaataaaaaacaaacatcactgATTGAATCAGATACAACTGAATGATCCAGAGACCATAATAAACTCTAGAAACTGGGTCCGTGTGAACTCACCAGTGGGGATTGGCTGCCTGGGGTCATGTAGAGGAGTGACTTCTCTGTTCCACAGGTGAGCTGGTCGGCCTTTACGCCTCCCCTCCCGCCTCGCCAGGAGCTCCTGATACTCTGCCCAGTTTCTACAGCGCCGAACCTTCAACAGGAACGCAGAACGTGAGCCCCCATAATGTGCTCCTTGTGTACAaaggtcatttttatttttgtttaaataatacatctccAGTTCTTGTAGGAACGTGCAGAATCAAAGAATCTCTTTTCTGCACCACTGTGTTTCAGAGATGAGCCGACCGTCCTCATATGTATATTGATGTTATACTACATATGTTACGAACCTCTCGGTCTCTGTTGATGTCCCAGCGGCGCCTTCGcttgtcctcctccctcttctggTCCTTTGAGGACATCTTCACCTCCCGCAGGTTTATCCTCCGCCTCCAGGGGGCGATGTCACAGACTCCCACAGCCACAGACCCAGGGAGCAGAGAGGGGTCTGGAGGGTACAGGCAGCTGGAGGAGCTCCCCCTGGAGCCCAGGTCAGGGAAGGGGATGGATTTGAAGTGCCAGCGTGAGTAACCAGAGGCAGGCTGGTGATCTGATCGCTCCCCGAGATCATCCGTCATCCACCAGGTCCTGCCCCTGCCTTCATCTGAGGAAGCTGCAGCGGCAGTCCCTGCAGACGCCGTCAGGGGTGATTCAGGAGGTTTTTTATCCTCTTCACATTCATGGCCACATTCATCTTCCTCCATTCTGTCAGCTGTAGGTCTCTCCTGGACTTCAGTATGACTACAGCAAGAGAAAACTTTGTGTAAGCTTCTGATTTACAAAAGTCTCAAGTCAGTCTTCATCTGAGCAACATTTTACAGTTAATCAGAAATGAAGCTGCAATAAAACTCAAAAACTTCCGGGTACGTTGGTGGATAGTTTGGATTTTTATTGgtttggatattttttaaggTCAGTCACTTTCTTTTGATCAACAgaaaagtaaacacaaagttatGAGAACCAATAAATATCTTTTATcattgaaaattaaatatttttggaaCGTTGttcagaatgtgtgtgtattatcaGAGTTGTAGGACTCTGAAGATGAAAGACCCATTAGAGACAAACAATCAGATATCTTGTTACACTCCGTTTCTGTCCTCAGTCTGACTTTGCCTCCACTGATTGATTTCATTTGCTCGGCTGCTTTTAAAGGTGAGCCAGTGGCAGCTGGTGAAATTTTTCTTGGGAGGTGGCGCTTGAAGTTCAAGTGTAACCAGGATTGAAAACAGCCTCCTGGTGTCAAATGTTTctgaaaaatgctttaaatcaaTCATACCTGTCTGAACGTACGCTGGCTATGATCTGAAAGTTTGAAAAAGGAGGCAGGgaaagagaaataaagcacTGACATCACTGCATGCAGTTAGCAGAAACTTCTTGTTAAACTcgctccttaaaaaaaaacgagtcgtcCTCCGTCTTGATGTCTGGTGCCCTCTATTGATCATCTATTGTCTAGCTGCCACAGGAAAAACTGCTGTTTCGTGTCATGATGGTCTGCACCCTGGCAAGGCCTCTACATCAAATTTTAGGTCGGTCAGATTTATTTAATAATCACTGGAGTTCCCCTGGAATTACTTTAAAATCAATAGCTTGTTttataaagataaataatagtcctactttttatttcttcctgtTCTTTCATTGAGCAGCAGCTGCACAATAAAATCTAGTTGTGCCCAGGGCCTCTGTCTACCTGGATGTTGCGGTGGGGGTGGGGCTGGCACTGCGCTTCCTCTTCAGCTGTTTCCCCGCTCGGTCACGTGACTGCGGCAGGTTCAGCTGCCTCGTGTAGGACGACGGCTCCGAACTGGAAGAAGAGAAACATGACACACATTATTCTGACTTCCACAGCAACGACATTCAAAATATGAGTCACTAAAGATCCTTTTGGGCTGGATTTGTTTCTCCAACATATGTAATGATGTGTATGTCTGTAAGGGGCTTTAAATGCTTCTAACTCCGTCTGAATGAAGATTTTGATACCTGGGATCGAATCTGTGCACCACGTAGCCGAGCCTCTTC contains:
- the tsen54 gene encoding tRNA-splicing endonuclease subunit Sen54; protein product: MADHNKTDTEGKFFSEVLSPSELFAARSRSHKIPVRGQKDFFPNDSDEQRQRLEQSLNEHWSLISEERVERLGNLVKATWLPSEQIVELQSPAGKFWQTMGFSANGKQHLLPEEALYLMECGNLQVFYQNLPLSIQDGYEKFLSSSTVSLQQYQVFGHLKRLGYVVHRFDPSSEPSSYTRQLNLPQSRDRAGKQLKRKRSASPTPTATSSHTEVQERPTADRMEEDECGHECEEDKKPPESPLTASAGTAAAASSDEGRGRTWWMTDDLGERSDHQPASGYSRWHFKSIPFPDLGSRGSSSSCLYPPDPSLLPGSVAVGVCDIAPWRRRINLREVKMSSKDQKREEDKRRRRWDINRDREVRRCRNWAEYQELLARREGRRKGRPAHLWNREVTPLHDPRQPIPTEELLDKMSVIKSTHLLEGASSIKGSDEWRICFNVYQPDTVADFKKSNPGKPYSRMCVCSFDGPVPDLRAIKLLAFQGGDVPVVFAVVDHGDISFYTFKDFHLPTDVFP